The Corallococcus caeni region GCCTGCTCGCGCGCCTCCGGCGTCTGCCCGGCGAAGACGCTCTTCATGTCGCGCGACGGGAACAGCCTGGGCATCTGCTCGTGGAACGCGGTGTCGTACGCGACGATGGCCGTCACCGGCGCCTGCATCGTCTTGTCCACGTTGCCCGGGGACAGCGTGGGCTTGAGCCGCTCCTTGGCCTCGCGGCTCTTCACGAACACCAGGCGCACCGGCTGGCTGTTGACCGCGGTGGGCGCCATGCGCGCCAGCTCATAGATGCGGCGCAGCGTCTCCTCCGTCACCGGCCGGTCCTGCCAGCCGTTGTGCGTGCGCGCTTCCGTGAAGAGCCGCGCCAGCACCTCCGCGTCCAAGGCCGTGTTCGTCGTCGCCATGCGTGTCGTCCTCCGTTGCGAACACCCCATGGCTATCCGCGTCACTTTTATTTCGCAAGCAACTTCCAAAAAGTAAGTGCGTGCCGGGCGGAGGGGGCGGGCGCTATACTTCCGGGCGGAGGCGACACGATGCATGACGACCTGAGTCCGCTGTGCTCGCGGTTCCTGGCGGCGGCCGACCTGCTGGGCCGACGCTGGACGGGCGTCATCCTGCGCATCCTGATGGACGGGCCGTGCCGCTTCGGGGAGCTGACGGAGCGCATCGGCACCATCAGCGAGCGCGTCCTGTCGGAGCGGCTCAAGGACCTGGAGGCCGAAGGCATCCTCGAGCGCCACGTCGACCCGGGCCCGCCCATCCGCTCCGAGTACCGCCTGACGGAGAAGGGGCAGGCGTTCTGGAAGGTCATCGACGAATTGGGCAAGTGGGCGGAGCGCTGGGTGGACGTGAAGGCTCCGGCGCAGGCGCGCAAGGGCGTGGGCGCGAAGTCCACGCGGGCCGCGCCCCGGAAGCGCAAGAGCGCCTGACGTCCGGAGCGCGGTTGCAGCCTGGCGGCCTAGAAGTTGTGGCCGCCGTCCACGTCGATGGTGCGGCCGTTGAAGTAGTCGCACTCCACGATGAACTTCACGGCCACCCAGATGTCCTCCGGCTCGCCGATGCGGCCCACCGGGATGGCGGCCACCAGCGCGTCGCGGGCCTTCTGGTTCATCCCCTGCGTCATGGGCGTCTCAATCATGCCCGGCGCGATGGCGCCCACGCGGATGCCGAACGGCGCGAACTCGCGCGACCAGGTGACGGTGTTGGCGGCGAGTGCGGCCTTGGCGGACACGTAGTTGGACTGGCCGCGGTTGCCGTGCCGCGCGATGGACGACATGTTCACGATGACGCCGGGGCGCTGGTCCGTCTCCACCATCTTGGAGACGACCTCGCGCACCATCAGCGTGGCGCCGGTGAGGTTCACGCCGATGACGGCGTTCCAGTCCGCCGTGGACAGCTTCTTCACCTGGCCGGTGGTGCGGTCCTTCTTCACGAGCAGCGCGTCGCGCAGGATGCCCGCGTTGTTGATGAGGCCGTTGAGGCCGCCCATGGCGCCGTGCGCCCACTGCACGAAGTCCGTGACGTCCTGCTCGTTGGACACGTCCAGCTTGCGGCGGTGGATGCCCGCGGGCAGCGCCGCGAGCTTCTCCTCGTTGACGTCGCCAACGGCCACCTGGCCGCCCGCCTCGTGGATGCGCTGGGCGAAGTGCGCGCCCATGCCCTGCGCGCCACCCGTCACGATGATCTTCAGGTCCTTCAGCTGCATGTGCCTCTCCTTGGGCGTGTCCGAAAAACGCGCGCAGGGTACGCACACCGCGCGGGCCCTGGCCAGCGCCGCGGAGGCTGAAACCTGAATCAAGCTTCAACTTCTCATGAGGCCCGGACCCCCGACGCGGTGCGTTGGGGGCCGGGTGCTGGAACTAGAGGGCGTCCGAGATGACGGAGCCCAGCCGCTTCATGCCCTCGACGATGAGCTCGGGCGGGCGGTTGGAGTAGTTCAGCCGCATGAACTGCGGCTTCTGGTCGTTGGCGAAGAATGGCGCGCCGGGGACGAAGGCGACCTTCTGCTCCACGGCCAGGGGCAGGAGCTTCGCCGCGTCCAGCCCCCCGGGCAGCTCCACCCAGAGGAACATGCCGCCGTCCGGCCGGGTCCACTGGGTGCCCTGGGGCATGTGGGCCTTGAGCGCGTCCAGCATCGCGTTGGCGCGCTGGGCGTAGATGGGCATCAGCGCCTGGATGTGGCCCGCGTAGTCGAACGTCTCCAGCAGCCGCGCCGTGGCGCGCTGGGCGAGCGTGGCGGTGTGCAGGTCCGTGGCCTGCTTCGCGATGGTCATCGGCTTGAGCAGCGCCTTGGGGCCCGTCACCCAGCCCAGGCGCAGGCCGGGGGCCAGCGTCTTGGAGAAGGTGGACAGGGACAGCACCACGCCCTGGTCGTCCAGCGACGCCAGCGACGGCAGGTGCACGCCCTTGAAGCGCAGCTCGCCATACGGGTCGTCCTCCAGGATGACGAAGCGGTGCTCCTGGGCCAGCCGCACCAGCGCCTTGCGGCGCTCCAGGGACAGGGTGGTGCCCTTGGGGTTCTGGAAGTTGGGGATGACGTAGAGCAGCTTCGGCTGGCGCTTCTTCAGCAGGGCCGCCAGGTCGTCCGTGTCCATGCCCGCGTCGTCGCTGCGCACGGTGGCGAACTCCACCTCGTAGCCGCCGAAGGTCTGCAGCGCCGCCAGGTAGCTGGGGTCCTCCACGACCACCAGGTCACCCGGGTCGAGGAGGATCTTCCCCGCCAGGTCCAGGCCCTGCTGCGAGCCGCTGGTGATGAGCACCTGGTCCGCGTGGACGTTCTGGCCCTTGCGGGCCAGGTGCCCGGCGATCCACTCGCGCAAGGGGGCGAAGCCCTCCGTGGTGCTGTACTGGAGCGCGGAGCGCCCGTCCGCGTCGCTGGCGAAGGTCTCCGCGAACGCCTTGGCGATGGCGTCCTTCGGGAAGAGCTCCGGGGCGGGCAGGCCGCCGGCGAAGGACAGGATGTCCGGGCGCTCGGCGATCTTGAGGATCTCCCGCACCGCGGACGTCTTCATCCGGGACATGCGCTGGGACAGCCGGTAGGCCGGAGGAGGGGGCAGGGGTGCACTCATAGCGTCCGCGCTCATGTTCATTCTCCGTTCAACAGCTCATCGGGGACACGCACGTGCGTGTCTTCCTTCAAGGTCGACAGGACGATGGTGGTGCTCGTGCGGGTCACACCTGGAATGGTGCGCAGCGTCTCCACGAGCAGCGAGTCCAGCGTCCGCGTATTCGCGGTCTTCACCTTCAAGACGTACGAGTCCTGCCCCGCGACCCGGTGGGCCTCCAGCACGTCCTCCAGCTCGGCCACCTTCCGCGCGAAGCCCTCGAAGTGCTTGGGGTGCTCGATGCTCACCCCGATGAAGGCGGTGATGTCCTTGCCCAGCTGCGTCGCGTCCACGCGCGCCGTGTAGCCGGTGATGACGCCCTTCTCCTCCAGCTTGCGGATGCGCTCCGCCACCGCCGGCTGGGACAGCTTCACCCCACGTGACAGCTCCAGCTGCGTGGCCCGGCCATCGCGCTGAAGCATGTCCACGATGCGATAATCCAGGGCGTCCATGGGGCTTTAGACCTTATTTTTATAAGCGGTCTTGGCGGTCGACGGTGAAGTTATATGCATCCGACCCGGAGTGCAAGTCCGTTTGCATGCAAAGTGGTTGGTGCCGCCGGAGGGGCCTCCGCCCGACCTCCGGAGTCCCCCGGCAGGCAGGCGAAAGGTGGTGCTGGAGGGGTCGCCAGGGAGTGCTCCCGCGAGCGAAAGGGGGGCGTGGTGGACACTTCCGCGCTCACGGCCCGGCGCTGTCACGGCAGGTGTTTGACGCCGCGCGTCCGTGTCTGTCTTTGACGCAAGGAGCCATCCATCCGCTTTTGACAGGGCGGTCGGCCGGGTGCTACCCGTTCTGAAAGATGAATCGCCCTTCAACTTCAGAACGCGTCCCCGTCACGCCGCGCGGTCAGCGGACGCGGCAGAAGCTGTTGAAGGCCGCGGAGGCGGTGTTCGGCGACAAGGGCTACGAGCGCGCGTCCATCGCGGACCTCACGCGCAAGGCCAGCGTCGCGCTGGGCACCTTCTACGTGTACTTCCCCGACAAGCAGTCCATCTTCGTGGAGGTGGTGGACGAGCTGGGAGCGCGCCTGCGCCGCCTCATCGCGGAGTCCACGGCCGCGTGCACCACGCGCCTGGAGGTGGAGCGCGAGGGGCTGCGCGCCTTCTTCGAGTTCGTGCGCCAGCACCCGAACCTCTACCGCGTGGTGCGGCAGGCGGAGTTCGTGGACGCGGACTGCTACCGCCGCTACTACGACCGCTTCGCCAAGGGCTACGTGCGCGGCCTCACGCAGGCCATGGACAAGGGCGAGGTGCGCCGCATGGACCCGGAGGCGCTCGCCTACTGCCTGATGGGCATTGGCGACTTCCTGGGCATGCGCTGGGTGCTCTGGGAGGAGGACCCGGGCCTGGAGCGCGTGCTCGACACGGCGATGGCGCTGCTGTCCCACGGCCTGCCGTCCCACCTCCAGGCCGTCCCGCCCCCCTCGCGGCCCGCCGCGAAGCCTTCGAAGCCCACCCCCCCCAAGCCGTCCCCCCGCCGTCCGTCACGCGGTCCCCGGAGCTGAATCCCCGTCATGCGTTACGCGAACATCCTGTCCACCGGCCGCTACGTCCCCGAGAAGCTCCTCACCAACGCCGACGTGGAGAAGATCCTGGGCGAGAAGGTGGACGAGTGGCTCCAGCAGAACGTGGGCATCAAGCAGCGCCACGTGATGGCGGACCACCAGGCCACCAGCGACCTGGCCGTGGCCGCCGCGAAGGAGGCGCTGGCCCGCGCGAAGGTGGATCCGAAGGAGCTGGACCTGGTGCTCGTGGCCAGTGACACGCCGGACTACCTCTCCCCCGGCACGTCGTCCGTGGTGCAGGCGAAGCTGGGCGCGGTCAACGCGGGCACCTACGACATCAACGCGGCGTGCGCCGGCTGGGTGACGGCGCTGGACGTCGCGTCGAAGACGATCTCCGCGGACGACAGCTACCAGCGCATCCTGGTGGTGGGCGCCTACGGGATGACCCGGTACGTGAACTGGAAGGACAAGAAGACCTGCACGCTGTTCGCGGACGGCGCGGGCGCGGTGGTGCTGGGCGCGTCCGACAAGCCGGGCTTCCTGGGCGCGAAGCTGCTCGCCAACGGCGAGTACCACGACGCGCTGGGCATCTACACCGGCGGCACCAACCGGCCCGCCACGGCGGAGACGCTGGCGCTGACGGACGGCAAGCCCGCGGTGCAGTTCGTGCGCAAGTTCCCCTCCACGTTCAACACCGAGCGCTGGCCCATGCTGCTGGACACGCTGCTCAAGCGCGCGGACCAGACACTGGACGACGTGAAGCTGTTCGTCTTCACGCAGCTCAACCTGCGCACCATCGAAGCCACCATGAAGGCGCTCAACCAGCCCATGGAGAAGGCGCACTACACGATGGACAAGTGGGGCTACACGGGCTCCGCCTGCATCCCCATGACGCTCGACGACGCGGTGCTGCAGGGCAAGGTGAAGAAGGGCGACCTGGTCGCCTTCTGCGCCAGCGGCGGTGGCCTCGCCATGGCGTCCGCCCTCTACCGCTGGACGGCCTGACCTTACCCCCCCGCACCCCGCCTCATTCAGACAGGAGTTCTTCGCATGTTCATCGGGGACTGGATGGGGCGGGGTGCCCTTTATTGGCCGGACGCGGTGGCCGTGGTGGACGTGGCCCGGAAGGACGCGGGCCGCTTCACCTACCGACAGATGAACGCGCGCGCCAACGCGCTCGCGGGCTGGCTGCGGGACGTGGCCGGCGTGCGGCGCGGCGACCGCGTGGCCATCGTCGCGCACAACGGCGTGGAGTACCTGGACACGCTGTTCGCGTGCGGGAAGCTGGGCGCCGTCTTCGTGCCCTACAACTGGCGGCTGCACGCGGCGGAGCTGACGGATGGCGTGCGCGCCATCCGCCCGCGCGTGCTGCTGTTCGGGGACGACTTCAAGGACGCGGTGGCCCAGGTGCGCGAGCACGTGGGCGACGGCCTGCGGCTGGTGTCCCTGGAGGCGCAAGGGCTGCCCGGCGCGGATCCGTACGCGCAGGCCATGGCGTACGCGCCCGCCGCTCCTGTCACCAACGACGCGGTGAGCGAGGAGGACATCCTCTGCCTGCTCTTCACCGGCGGCACCACCGGCCGGTCCAAGGGCGCGAAGGTGTCGTACCGCATGGTGGCGTGGAACACGCTCAACACGCTGGTGCATGAGATCCGCCAGGGCGACGTGACGGTGACGCACACGCCGCTGTTCCACACGGGCGGGCTGCTCGTCTACACGCTGCCGCTGCTCACCGTGGGCGGCACCGTGGTGCTGATGCGCCGCTGGGACCCGGACGAGATGCTGGGCCTGGTCGCGAAGGAGAAGGTGACGCTCTTCTTCGCGGTGCCCACGCAGTACCAGCAGTTGATGGACTCGCCGCGCTGGAAGGGGACGGACTTCTCCTCCGTGCGCTTCGTCACCAGCGGCGGCGCGCCCCTGCCGGTGACGCTGCTCCAGGCGTGGCAGGCCGTGCACCCGGTGCCCTTCAAGCAGGGCTTCGGCATGACGGAGTTCGGCCCGGGCATCTTCAGCATGGGGCCGGAGTTCGCGGTGTCCAAGGCGGGCTCCATCGGCCGGCCCAACTACTTCATCGACGCGAAGCTGGTGGACGACGCGGGCAGGCCCGTCCCCGTGGGCGGGGTGGGGGAGCTGGTGCTGAAGGGGCCCTCCATGTGCTCCGGCTACTTCGAGGACGACGCCGCGACGAAGGAGGCCATCGACGCGGACGGCTGGTTCCACACCGGGGACCTGGCGCGCGTGGACTCGGACGGCTTCTTCACCATCGCGGGCCGCAAGAAGGACATGTTCATCTCCGGCGGAGAGAACGTGTACCCGCTGGAGCTGGAGTCCGTGCTGTACGAGCACCCCGCCGTGCAGCAGTGCGCGGTGGTGGGCGTGCCGGACGCGAAGTGGGGCGAGGCGGGCCGGGCCTACGTGGTGCTCAAGCCCGGGGCCGAGGCCTCGGCGGACGCGCTGCTCGAGCACCTCAAGGGCCGGGTGGCACGCTTCAAGGTCCCCAAGCGGGTGGAGCTGGTGAAGGCCCTGCCGGTGTCCGCGGCGGGGAAGATTCTGAAGCGCGAGTTGCGCGAGGCGGCCATCGCCGCGGACGCGCGGGCCGCTTCCTGACGCACGGGTTTTCTTCTTCAACGCAACGCAACCAGGAGCGCGCACATGGCTGATACATCCAGGAAGGTCGAGATCCGGGACATCCCCACGCAGCGGCTCCGGGTGCGCGCACGGCTCGTGGGCGAGGAGGGCTTTCCGGTCATCTTCGTGCACGGCAACTGTTCCTCGTCCGCGTTCTTCGAGTCGCTGATGAAGACGCTGCCCCAGGGCTTCCGGGGCATCGCGCCGGACATGCGCGGCTACGGGCACACGGAGGAGAAGACCATCCACGCGACGCGCGGCATGCGCGACTTCAGCGACGACCTGGTGGCGCTGATGGACACGCTGTCCCTGAAGCGCGCGGTGTTCGTGGCGCACTCGGCGGGCGCGGGCATGGTGATGCAGCTGTCCCTGGACCACCCGGAGCGCGTGGCCGGGCTGGTGGTGGAGGCGCCGCTGTCGCCCTACGGCTTCGGCGGCACGAAGGACGCGGACGGCACGCCGTGCTGGGCGGACTTCGCGGGCTCCGGCGGCGGCACGGCCAACCCGGACTTCGTGCAGCGGCTGAAGACGAAGGACCGCTCCACGGAGTCGCAGACGTCGCCGCGCAACGTGATGAACGGCTGCTACGTGAAGCCGCCGTTCCGGCACCCGGACGAGGAGATGCTCCTGAGCTCCGTGCTGGACACGCACGTGTCGGACGAGCTGTACCCGGGCAACTTCGCCCAGTCCCCGAACTGGCCGGGCGTGGCGCCGGGCACCACGGGCATGAACAACGCCATGGCGCCCGCCTACTACAACACCTCCTCCTTCGCGGAGCTGAAGAACGGGCCGGACGTGCTGTGGATCCGCGGCGCGGATGACGCCATCGTCTCCGACACGTCCCTGTTCGACTTCGGCTTCCTGGGCAAGCTGGGCGCGGTGCCCGGCTGGCCCGGGGATGAGAAGTACCCGCCGCAGCCCATGGTGTCGCAGATGCGCAAGGTGATGGAGCGCTACGCGGCCAACGGCGGCCGCTACCGCGAGGTCGTCCTCCAGGACACGGGCCACAGCCCGCACCTGGAGAAGACGAAGGAGTTCCACGACCTGCTCGTCCCGTTCCTGCAGGAGCACGCCCGCTAGTCGTTCCGCCGTCTCCTGACGCGCGCTGAAGGCACGCGAGGGCCCTTCCGGGAAGACCCTGGGGCCCGTCGTGTGTCCCGTGCGTCCTTTTGGCCTGTCGCAGTCTGCTGTCGCCGCACCCGTAACCCCCAACGGAGGTACGCATGCGAAGCACCTGGACGTTGTCACTCACGGCCGCATTGTTGATGGCAGGCTGCGGGGCGGAACCCCCCGCGGAAGCCCCCCCGGCGCAGGAGTCCGTCGCCACGGCCGAGGCCCCGCTGGACGCGGACCTGGCGCCGTACTTCGACGCCGTCCCCACCTTCACCGGCAACTACCGGGTGGTGGGCACGTACACGCCGCCCTCGTGGTCCTGGGGGCAGATTGAGTTGCTGGAAGGCAAGCAGCGCTTCCGCACGGAGTACTACAACCCGCGCACGCTGAAGCTGCGGGACCAGGACACGTACCAGTCCACCGACTACCCGCTGCGGACGTACTTCGGTTCGCTGAACCAGCAGCTGGTGAACGCGTTCAACCTCTACTACGCGAACAGCTGTGCCACGACGTCCGGGGCCACCTGCCCCACGCCCGGCCCCACCAAGCCGGAGGCGCGCTTCGTCCTCTTGCACAAGGGGCGGGCCACCGCGGCGCGCACCTGTAACGTCAACCTGACGCCGACGCTGCTGGTGCACGGCGCCATCCAGGACGGAAACGTCTGGATGTTCCCCAACGGGAACAACGGTACGGGCGGCACCTACGGCGGCGCGGCGCAGCTGACGGGCATGGTGCAGGACCTGGAGTCGAAGGGCCGCTGCGTGTACGCGGTGACGTTCGGCTCGTTCCACGGCGACAACTTCAACCACGCCATCCACGTGGCCAACGCCGTCCAGCGCATCAAGGCGCTGCACCCGGGCGTGGCGCGGGTGGACGTGGTGGCGTGGAGCAAGGGCGTGCTGGCGGTGGACCCCTGGCTGGAGAACGCGGCGACGTGGGGCGGCTTCAGCACGACGCGCTTCTTCGAGCGTCTTGCGAAGGAGCAGGCGTCGCAGGTGCCGGCGTATGACGACTCGGTGCGCGTGTACGTGCCGCTGTCCGGGCCGCACAAGGGCATCGACCTGAACTTCCGCCACCCCATCCACACGCTGACCATCGCGAGCACGGCCTCCAACGCGCCGGTGGGCCGTGGCCCGATGCCGTGGACGTACTTCTCCGCGATGCAGTGCGTGACGTTTGGTTACAGCGTGCCCTGGTTCAACAACCCCTACGCGGAGAGTGTGTGCAAGGATTCCGGCGGCGTGTGGACGGACTACTTCCGCCGCATCTACCTGTCGAACATCACGGGCCTGTCCAGCACGGGCACGCCGGTGTCCAGCAGCACGCTGCAGACGCTGAACACGAACCAGGGGCTGTCCGCGTCGTCGTTCAAGTTCGACGACTACAACATGAGCCTCTTCGGCGCGGTGAACGACAGCGGCAAGTACGTGACGGCGTACCCGGGCCAGCTGCAGGCGGCGTACGACCTGCGCGGCACGTACCCGATTCCGGACCGCAGCGCGTCCGCGTGGGACGACATCGATCCGGACGAGAACCGCTACTTCCCCTGGCTGGACACGAAGCTCGTCTACAACCCGTACAACCCCTGGGTCGCGGCGGGCTACATGGCGTCCAGCGACCACCGCGTGTGCCGCACGACGGCGTTCGACCCGGTGGGCTCGCCGTGCTTCGCGTACCACGCGTACAACACGAACCAGAACCGTGAGGCGTACGACTCGCTGATGTACGGCAAGTACCGCATCATGGACGGCCTGGGCATCAACGCGGCGATGGAGATGGGCGGCAAGTTCATCACGCGCCTGGCGGAGCACGGCCTGGATTCGCGCCTGCCGTCGCTCTACGTGCTGTACGGCACGGCGGGCGGGGCGACCCCGTTCGAGACGGACGGCATGACGTCCACCACGTCCACGCTGCGCAGCGACGGCGTCCTCTTCGAGGCGAGCATCGCAGCGATGACCCAGCTCACCCAGGGCTGGACGTCCACGAAGAAGACCGCCGACGCGAAGCAGGAGGGCATGGCCTATGACCACCTGAGCATGGGCATCACCCCGGCGGTGTGGAACAAGATCTCCGCGCACTTCGTTTCGCGGGATTGATGATGTGACGTGAGGCACGGGCGCGTTCCGCGCGTCCGTGCTTCGCGGGTCAGTGGCGTCCGCGCGTCTTTGCCTTGGCGGGTCTGGAGGCCGCGGTCTTCCTGGCGCGAGCCTTTCCTGGGAACTTCGGGCCGGGGCCGTACTCAACGGAGGGCCCGCGCTGCTGGGAAGAGACCTTGATGAGCAGTTGCCGCTCAACCATGTCCGCGAGGACGTCCCGGGCACGGGTGACGTCGATGTCGAACAGGTTCTGGA contains the following coding sequences:
- a CDS encoding aminotransferase-like domain-containing protein; this translates as MSADAMSAPLPPPPAYRLSQRMSRMKTSAVREILKIAERPDILSFAGGLPAPELFPKDAIAKAFAETFASDADGRSALQYSTTEGFAPLREWIAGHLARKGQNVHADQVLITSGSQQGLDLAGKILLDPGDLVVVEDPSYLAALQTFGGYEVEFATVRSDDAGMDTDDLAALLKKRQPKLLYVIPNFQNPKGTTLSLERRKALVRLAQEHRFVILEDDPYGELRFKGVHLPSLASLDDQGVVLSLSTFSKTLAPGLRLGWVTGPKALLKPMTIAKQATDLHTATLAQRATARLLETFDYAGHIQALMPIYAQRANAMLDALKAHMPQGTQWTRPDGGMFLWVELPGGLDAAKLLPLAVEQKVAFVPGAPFFANDQKPQFMRLNYSNRPPELIVEGMKRLGSVISDAL
- a CDS encoding TetR/AcrR family transcriptional regulator, encoding MNRPSTSERVPVTPRGQRTRQKLLKAAEAVFGDKGYERASIADLTRKASVALGTFYVYFPDKQSIFVEVVDELGARLRRLIAESTAACTTRLEVEREGLRAFFEFVRQHPNLYRVVRQAEFVDADCYRRYYDRFAKGYVRGLTQAMDKGEVRRMDPEALAYCLMGIGDFLGMRWVLWEEDPGLERVLDTAMALLSHGLPSHLQAVPPPSRPAAKPSKPTPPKPSPRRPSRGPRS
- a CDS encoding malonic semialdehyde reductase, giving the protein MATTNTALDAEVLARLFTEARTHNGWQDRPVTEETLRRIYELARMAPTAVNSQPVRLVFVKSREAKERLKPTLSPGNVDKTMQAPVTAIVAYDTAFHEQMPRLFPSRDMKSVFAGQTPEAREQAAFLNGSLQAGYVILAARALGLDCGPMGGFDKAKVDAAFLQGTGWKSNILLNLGYGDPAKLFPRNPRLSFEDACRID
- a CDS encoding alpha/beta hydrolase, whose amino-acid sequence is MADTSRKVEIRDIPTQRLRVRARLVGEEGFPVIFVHGNCSSSAFFESLMKTLPQGFRGIAPDMRGYGHTEEKTIHATRGMRDFSDDLVALMDTLSLKRAVFVAHSAGAGMVMQLSLDHPERVAGLVVEAPLSPYGFGGTKDADGTPCWADFAGSGGGTANPDFVQRLKTKDRSTESQTSPRNVMNGCYVKPPFRHPDEEMLLSSVLDTHVSDELYPGNFAQSPNWPGVAPGTTGMNNAMAPAYYNTSSFAELKNGPDVLWIRGADDAIVSDTSLFDFGFLGKLGAVPGWPGDEKYPPQPMVSQMRKVMERYAANGGRYREVVLQDTGHSPHLEKTKEFHDLLVPFLQEHAR
- a CDS encoding esterase/lipase family protein, which translates into the protein MRSTWTLSLTAALLMAGCGAEPPAEAPPAQESVATAEAPLDADLAPYFDAVPTFTGNYRVVGTYTPPSWSWGQIELLEGKQRFRTEYYNPRTLKLRDQDTYQSTDYPLRTYFGSLNQQLVNAFNLYYANSCATTSGATCPTPGPTKPEARFVLLHKGRATAARTCNVNLTPTLLVHGAIQDGNVWMFPNGNNGTGGTYGGAAQLTGMVQDLESKGRCVYAVTFGSFHGDNFNHAIHVANAVQRIKALHPGVARVDVVAWSKGVLAVDPWLENAATWGGFSTTRFFERLAKEQASQVPAYDDSVRVYVPLSGPHKGIDLNFRHPIHTLTIASTASNAPVGRGPMPWTYFSAMQCVTFGYSVPWFNNPYAESVCKDSGGVWTDYFRRIYLSNITGLSSTGTPVSSSTLQTLNTNQGLSASSFKFDDYNMSLFGAVNDSGKYVTAYPGQLQAAYDLRGTYPIPDRSASAWDDIDPDENRYFPWLDTKLVYNPYNPWVAAGYMASSDHRVCRTTAFDPVGSPCFAYHAYNTNQNREAYDSLMYGKYRIMDGLGINAAMEMGGKFITRLAEHGLDSRLPSLYVLYGTAGGATPFETDGMTSTTSTLRSDGVLFEASIAAMTQLTQGWTSTKKTADAKQEGMAYDHLSMGITPAVWNKISAHFVSRD
- a CDS encoding Lrp/AsnC family transcriptional regulator, encoding MDALDYRIVDMLQRDGRATQLELSRGVKLSQPAVAERIRKLEEKGVITGYTARVDATQLGKDITAFIGVSIEHPKHFEGFARKVAELEDVLEAHRVAGQDSYVLKVKTANTRTLDSLLVETLRTIPGVTRTSTTIVLSTLKEDTHVRVPDELLNGE
- a CDS encoding winged helix-turn-helix transcriptional regulator, producing MHDDLSPLCSRFLAAADLLGRRWTGVILRILMDGPCRFGELTERIGTISERVLSERLKDLEAEGILERHVDPGPPIRSEYRLTEKGQAFWKVIDELGKWAERWVDVKAPAQARKGVGAKSTRAAPRKRKSA
- a CDS encoding SDR family oxidoreductase; its protein translation is MQLKDLKIIVTGGAQGMGAHFAQRIHEAGGQVAVGDVNEEKLAALPAGIHRRKLDVSNEQDVTDFVQWAHGAMGGLNGLINNAGILRDALLVKKDRTTGQVKKLSTADWNAVIGVNLTGATLMVREVVSKMVETDQRPGVIVNMSSIARHGNRGQSNYVSAKAALAANTVTWSREFAPFGIRVGAIAPGMIETPMTQGMNQKARDALVAAIPVGRIGEPEDIWVAVKFIVECDYFNGRTIDVDGGHNF
- a CDS encoding 3-oxoacyl-ACP synthase III family protein, encoding MRYANILSTGRYVPEKLLTNADVEKILGEKVDEWLQQNVGIKQRHVMADHQATSDLAVAAAKEALARAKVDPKELDLVLVASDTPDYLSPGTSSVVQAKLGAVNAGTYDINAACAGWVTALDVASKTISADDSYQRILVVGAYGMTRYVNWKDKKTCTLFADGAGAVVLGASDKPGFLGAKLLANGEYHDALGIYTGGTNRPATAETLALTDGKPAVQFVRKFPSTFNTERWPMLLDTLLKRADQTLDDVKLFVFTQLNLRTIEATMKALNQPMEKAHYTMDKWGYTGSACIPMTLDDAVLQGKVKKGDLVAFCASGGGLAMASALYRWTA
- a CDS encoding acyl-CoA synthetase yields the protein MFIGDWMGRGALYWPDAVAVVDVARKDAGRFTYRQMNARANALAGWLRDVAGVRRGDRVAIVAHNGVEYLDTLFACGKLGAVFVPYNWRLHAAELTDGVRAIRPRVLLFGDDFKDAVAQVREHVGDGLRLVSLEAQGLPGADPYAQAMAYAPAAPVTNDAVSEEDILCLLFTGGTTGRSKGAKVSYRMVAWNTLNTLVHEIRQGDVTVTHTPLFHTGGLLVYTLPLLTVGGTVVLMRRWDPDEMLGLVAKEKVTLFFAVPTQYQQLMDSPRWKGTDFSSVRFVTSGGAPLPVTLLQAWQAVHPVPFKQGFGMTEFGPGIFSMGPEFAVSKAGSIGRPNYFIDAKLVDDAGRPVPVGGVGELVLKGPSMCSGYFEDDAATKEAIDADGWFHTGDLARVDSDGFFTIAGRKKDMFISGGENVYPLELESVLYEHPAVQQCAVVGVPDAKWGEAGRAYVVLKPGAEASADALLEHLKGRVARFKVPKRVELVKALPVSAAGKILKRELREAAIAADARAAS